In a single window of the Gossypium hirsutum isolate 1008001.06 chromosome D02, Gossypium_hirsutum_v2.1, whole genome shotgun sequence genome:
- the LOC107910198 gene encoding bifunctional nuclease 1, giving the protein MVSLQGPVICPAVRSKQFGVYMPPANGPFPRAKLYRSDIWGYRGITDGKNKARAIFRQLKLRKCRTTVQCSFSSSSDGNGSMAENFNENDEDYVNSSVLEAVEVRSGADGFMIKMRDGRHLRCVHNNPQGGHLPDYAPHPAIVLKMEDGTGLLLPIIVLEMPSVLLMAAVRNVQIARPTMYQVVKDMIDKMGYTVKLVRVTKRVHEAYFAQLYLTKVGDESKSVIFDLRPSDAINIAVRCKVSIQVNKYLAYSDGMRVIESGKLSMQSPASNGILFTELDRPSGQHCLDTEEFNMVCKLNEAINQERYKDAADLRDKLRKFRAQRKLRKYT; this is encoded by the exons ATGGTTTCGTTGCAAGGACCGGTGATTTGCCCAGCCGTTCGGAGCAAACAATTTGGGGTTTACATGCCACCGGCGAACGGGCCTTTCCCGAGGGCAAAATTGTATAGAAGTGATATATGGGGATATCGAGGGATAACTGATGGAAAGAATAAGGCGCGTGCTATTTTTCGTCAACTCAAATTACGTAAGTGCAGGACCACGGTGCAGTGTAGTTTCAGTTCATCTTCTGATGGGAATGGAAGCATGGCCGAGAATTTCAACGAAAATGATGAAGACTATGTAAATTCCAGTGTGCTTGAAGCTG TTGAGGTGAGGAGTGGAGCTGATGGATTCATGATTAAAATGAGGGATGGTAGGCATTTAAGATGCGTCCATAACAATCCTCAAGGTGGGCATCTGCCGGATTATGCACCACACCCTGCCATCGTTCTGAAGATGGAAGATGGGACGGGTCTTCTTCTCCCAATCATTGTTT TGGAGATGCCAAGTGTGTTGCTCATGGCAGCAGTGCGCAATGTCCAAATT GCTAGACCTACCATGTATCAAGTTGTGAAGGACATGATTGACAAGATGGGCTACACG GTAAAGCTTGTTAGAGTTACTAAAAGAGTGCATGAGGCCTATTTTGCTCAGTTGTACCTCACAAAG GTAGGTGATGAGTCAAAGTCTGTCATTTTTGACCTCAGGCCTTCTGATGCCATCAACATTGCCGTGAGATGCAAG GTATCTATACAAGTGAACAAGTACTTGGCATACAGTGATGGGATGCGAGTGATTGAATCAGGGAAACTATCAATGCAGTCTCCAGCTTCAAATGGGATATTATTCACTGAACTGGACCG GCCAAGTGGTCAGCATTGTCTTGATACAGAGGAATTTAATATGGTCTGCAAATTAAATGAGGCTATCAATCAGGAACGCTACAAGGATGCTG